A window of Corallococcus macrosporus DSM 14697 contains these coding sequences:
- a CDS encoding acyl-CoA dehydrogenase family protein, with product MTASSRWGSPELEQVRALAATYFTKEVLPNLSKHVEQGHPDKALYRRAGELGLLCMSIPEAYGGGGGTFAHEAVLTEEQVRAGDPSMGFAVHCSIVAHYVLAYASEAQKKQWLPRLASGEWVGAIAMTEPGTGSDLQAISTRAVREGDFYRVSGSKTFISNGRVCDFLILAVRTGDAQGHAGISLLCAEVSDTTPGFERGRILEKLGGKGQDTTELFFDDLKVPASNLLGGEEGRGFVQMMQQLPQERLSVALIAMASLERAMDVTVEYTKQRQVFGKPLFALQNTRFELAEVATLRRVCRTFVDDCIVSHLEGGLDVTTAAMAKYWVSDQACIVADRCLQLFGGYGYMKEYPIAHLFADTRVLRIFAGANEVMKELVARSL from the coding sequence ATGACGGCATCATCCCGATGGGGCTCGCCCGAGCTGGAGCAGGTGCGCGCCCTGGCGGCCACGTACTTCACCAAGGAGGTCCTCCCGAACCTCTCCAAGCACGTGGAGCAGGGGCACCCGGACAAGGCGCTGTACCGCCGGGCCGGTGAGCTGGGGCTGCTCTGCATGTCCATCCCGGAGGCCTATGGCGGAGGCGGCGGCACCTTCGCCCACGAGGCCGTCCTCACCGAGGAGCAGGTCCGCGCGGGCGACCCGTCCATGGGCTTCGCGGTGCATTGCTCCATCGTCGCGCACTACGTCCTGGCCTACGCGTCCGAGGCCCAGAAGAAGCAGTGGCTGCCCAGGCTCGCCAGCGGGGAGTGGGTGGGCGCCATCGCCATGACGGAGCCGGGCACGGGCTCCGACCTCCAGGCCATCTCCACCCGCGCGGTGCGTGAGGGTGACTTCTACCGGGTGAGCGGCTCCAAGACGTTCATCTCCAATGGCCGCGTGTGTGACTTCCTCATCCTCGCCGTGCGGACGGGGGACGCGCAGGGCCATGCGGGCATCTCCCTGCTGTGCGCCGAGGTCTCCGACACCACGCCGGGCTTCGAGCGCGGGCGCATCCTGGAGAAGCTGGGCGGCAAGGGGCAGGACACGACGGAGCTCTTCTTCGATGATTTGAAGGTCCCCGCCAGCAACCTGCTGGGCGGCGAGGAGGGCCGGGGCTTCGTCCAGATGATGCAGCAGCTCCCCCAGGAGCGGCTGAGCGTGGCGCTCATCGCGATGGCCAGCCTGGAGCGGGCCATGGACGTGACGGTCGAATACACGAAACAACGGCAGGTGTTCGGAAAGCCGCTCTTCGCCCTCCAGAACACGCGCTTCGAGCTGGCGGAGGTCGCTACGCTCCGGCGCGTGTGTCGCACCTTCGTCGACGACTGCATCGTGTCGCACCTGGAGGGCGGGTTGGATGTGACGACGGCGGCCATGGCCAAGTACTGGGTGTCGGATCAGGCGTGCATCGTCGCTGACCGTTGCTTGCAGTTGTTTGGAGGGTACGGGTACATGAAGGAGTACCCCATCGCCCACCTGTTCGCGGACACGCGTGTGCTGCGAATCTTCGCCGGCGCGAACGAGGTCATGAAAGAGCTCGTCGCCCGTTCCCTGTAG
- a CDS encoding acyl-CoA dehydrogenase family protein — MHARTPEQASFADAIDAFCRDRTGTRAQRDALTRHGAETHHRALYAQMAELGWLGVGIAPEDGGSGGGLSEMCLFAERTAYGLAPVGGYVTTAVAAGPYVKFGTPAQREQVLGGIVRGRVEAIAISEPGAGSDVAAISCRAKRVDGGFLINGQKTWCSNAHLADHLLLVARTQTGTRHEGLTMFCVPTDTAGVEIRGIPTLNGKDVNDVYFTDCFLPERAVVGRVDQAWPQVMSGLNSERLILAATMLGRGRRAFDDAVAYVKERKQFGKAIGSFQALKHRVADLATELDCCELLIYRVAAMADEAPERMLPREASMAKLKTTETAKRVALEGVQMMGGYGYATEFDMESHLRATVISTVYGGTSEIQRDIIGKTFGL, encoded by the coding sequence ATGCACGCCAGGACCCCGGAGCAAGCGTCGTTCGCCGACGCCATTGACGCCTTCTGTCGCGACAGGACGGGCACGCGCGCCCAGCGCGACGCCCTGACCCGGCACGGCGCGGAGACGCACCACCGCGCGCTCTACGCGCAGATGGCCGAGCTGGGCTGGCTCGGCGTGGGAATCGCGCCGGAGGACGGCGGCTCGGGGGGCGGCCTGTCGGAGATGTGCCTCTTCGCGGAGCGCACCGCGTATGGGCTCGCGCCGGTGGGCGGCTACGTCACCACCGCGGTGGCCGCCGGGCCCTATGTGAAGTTCGGGACGCCCGCCCAGCGCGAGCAGGTGCTGGGCGGCATCGTCCGGGGCCGCGTGGAGGCCATCGCCATCTCCGAGCCCGGCGCGGGCTCCGACGTCGCGGCCATCTCCTGCCGCGCGAAGCGGGTGGACGGGGGGTTCCTCATCAATGGGCAGAAGACGTGGTGCTCGAACGCGCACCTGGCGGACCACCTCCTGCTGGTGGCGCGCACCCAGACGGGCACGCGGCACGAGGGGCTCACCATGTTCTGCGTCCCCACGGACACGGCGGGCGTGGAGATACGCGGCATCCCCACGCTCAACGGCAAGGACGTCAACGACGTCTACTTCACCGACTGCTTCCTGCCGGAGCGCGCGGTGGTGGGCCGCGTGGACCAGGCGTGGCCGCAGGTGATGTCCGGGCTCAACAGCGAGCGCCTCATCCTGGCCGCCACCATGCTGGGGCGGGGCCGCCGCGCCTTCGACGACGCGGTGGCCTACGTGAAGGAGCGCAAGCAGTTCGGAAAGGCCATTGGCTCCTTCCAGGCGCTCAAGCACCGCGTCGCGGACCTGGCCACGGAGCTGGATTGCTGTGAGCTGCTCATCTACCGCGTGGCCGCCATGGCGGACGAGGCCCCGGAGCGGATGCTGCCGCGCGAGGCGTCCATGGCGAAGCTGAAGACGACGGAGACGGCCAAGCGCGTGGCGCTGGAGGGCGTGCAGATGATGGGCGGCTACGGCTACGCCACCGAGTTCGACATGGAGTCGCACCTGCGCGCCACGGTCATCTCCACCGTCTACGGCGGCACCAGCGAAATCCAGCGCGACATCATCGGCAAGACGTTCGGACTCTAG
- a CDS encoding 3-hydroxyacyl-CoA dehydrogenase NAD-binding domain-containing protein: MSEQSTIRWDQDADGIVVLTLDDPNQSANTMNAAYLKSMRATVDRLVKEKDSIAGVVLTSAKKTFFAGGDLKDLLKVRKEDARQSFELGQEIKAQLRALETLGKPVVAAINGAALGGGLEIALACHHRIVADVKGAQVGLPEVTLGLLPGGGGVVRTVRMLGIVDALMKVLLQGQRYRPQEAKEVGLVHEVVDSVDALLPAAKAWVKAHPTAQQPWDVKGYKIPGGTPSHPGLAANLPAFPANLRKQLKGANMPAPRAIMAVAVESTQVDVDTAFTVESRYFTELVTGQVAKNMIQAFFFDMQHINSGGGRPKDYPRYTAKKVGVLGAGMMGAGIAYVCAKAGIDVVLKDVSLASAEKGKQYSVKLVEKAVQRGKSTQEKGDALLARILPTDKAADLKGCDLVIEAVFEDVKLKHQVFQEVQDVVAPDAVLGSNTSTLPITVLAEGVKRTEDFVGMHFFSPVDKMPLLELIAGKKTSDATLAKAIDIAAQIGKTPIVVNDSRGFFTSRVIGTFLNEAIAMVGEGIAPASIEQAGLQAGYPAAPLSLMDELTLTLPRKIRQETKAAALAEGKPWAEHGSYAVVDALIDQHQRKGRSTGGGFYDYEDGKRAGLWKGLAQHFTKPGHTIPFEDMKDRMLFAEAIDTVRCFDEGVLRSAADANIGSILGIGFPAWTGGVAQFINGYEGRTGNGPRGFVARARELAQRYGAHFEPPASLVEKAEKGELLK, translated from the coding sequence ATGAGCGAGCAGAGCACCATCCGCTGGGACCAGGACGCCGACGGCATCGTCGTCTTGACGTTGGATGACCCGAACCAGTCCGCGAACACCATGAACGCCGCGTACTTGAAGTCCATGCGCGCGACGGTGGACCGGCTGGTCAAGGAGAAGGACAGCATCGCAGGCGTCGTCCTCACCTCCGCGAAGAAGACCTTCTTCGCCGGCGGTGATTTGAAGGACCTGCTGAAGGTCCGCAAGGAGGACGCGCGGCAGTCCTTCGAGCTGGGACAGGAAATCAAGGCGCAGCTCCGCGCGCTGGAGACGCTGGGCAAGCCGGTGGTCGCGGCCATCAACGGCGCGGCGCTGGGCGGCGGGCTGGAGATTGCCCTGGCGTGCCACCACCGCATCGTGGCGGACGTGAAGGGCGCCCAGGTGGGCCTGCCGGAGGTGACGCTGGGCCTCTTGCCCGGCGGCGGCGGCGTGGTGCGCACGGTGCGCATGCTGGGCATCGTGGACGCGCTGATGAAGGTGCTGCTCCAGGGCCAGCGCTACCGCCCGCAGGAGGCCAAGGAGGTGGGCCTGGTGCATGAGGTGGTGGACTCCGTGGACGCGCTGCTGCCCGCGGCCAAGGCGTGGGTGAAGGCGCATCCCACCGCGCAGCAGCCGTGGGACGTGAAGGGCTACAAGATTCCGGGCGGCACGCCGTCACACCCCGGCCTCGCGGCGAACCTGCCCGCGTTCCCCGCCAACCTGCGCAAGCAGCTCAAGGGCGCGAACATGCCGGCGCCCCGCGCCATCATGGCGGTGGCGGTGGAGAGCACCCAGGTGGACGTGGACACCGCGTTCACCGTGGAGTCGCGCTACTTCACCGAGCTCGTCACGGGGCAGGTCGCGAAGAACATGATTCAGGCGTTCTTCTTCGACATGCAGCACATCAACTCGGGTGGCGGCCGTCCCAAGGACTACCCGCGGTACACCGCGAAGAAGGTGGGCGTGCTGGGCGCGGGGATGATGGGCGCGGGCATCGCCTACGTCTGCGCCAAGGCCGGCATCGACGTGGTGCTCAAGGACGTGAGCCTGGCGTCGGCGGAGAAGGGCAAGCAGTACTCCGTGAAGCTGGTGGAGAAGGCCGTCCAGCGGGGCAAGTCCACCCAGGAGAAGGGGGACGCGCTGCTGGCGCGCATCCTCCCCACGGACAAGGCCGCCGACCTGAAGGGGTGTGACCTGGTCATCGAGGCCGTGTTCGAGGACGTGAAGCTCAAGCACCAGGTCTTCCAGGAGGTGCAGGACGTCGTCGCGCCGGACGCGGTGCTCGGGTCCAACACGTCCACGCTGCCCATCACCGTGCTGGCCGAGGGCGTGAAGCGCACGGAGGACTTCGTGGGCATGCACTTCTTCTCCCCCGTGGACAAGATGCCGCTGCTGGAGCTCATCGCGGGGAAGAAGACGAGCGACGCCACGCTCGCGAAGGCCATCGACATCGCGGCGCAGATTGGGAAGACGCCCATCGTCGTCAACGACAGCCGGGGCTTCTTCACCAGCCGCGTCATTGGCACCTTCCTCAACGAGGCCATCGCCATGGTGGGCGAGGGCATCGCGCCCGCCTCCATCGAGCAGGCGGGCCTCCAGGCGGGCTACCCCGCCGCCCCGCTCAGCTTGATGGACGAGCTCACGCTGACGCTGCCGCGGAAGATTCGCCAGGAGACGAAGGCGGCCGCCCTGGCGGAGGGCAAGCCCTGGGCGGAGCACGGCAGCTACGCCGTGGTGGACGCGCTCATCGACCAGCACCAGCGCAAGGGCCGCTCCACGGGCGGCGGCTTCTACGACTACGAGGATGGCAAGCGCGCGGGGCTGTGGAAGGGCCTGGCGCAGCACTTCACCAAGCCCGGCCACACCATCCCCTTCGAGGACATGAAGGACCGGATGCTGTTCGCCGAGGCCATCGACACGGTGCGCTGCTTCGACGAAGGCGTGCTGCGCTCCGCCGCGGACGCCAACATCGGCTCCATCCTGGGCATCGGCTTCCCGGCGTGGACGGGCGGCGTGGCCCAGTTCATCAACGGCTACGAGGGGCGGACCGGCAACGGGCCGCGGGGCTTCGTGGCGCGCGCGCGCGAGCTCGCGCAGCGCTACGGGGCGCACTTCGAGCCGCCGGCCTCGCTCGTGGAGAAGGCCGAAAAGGGCGAGCTCTTGAAGTAG
- a CDS encoding acetyl-CoA C-acetyltransferase, with product MSQEAFIFDAVRTPRGKGRKGALHGTKPISLLTGLVDALKKRHPNLDPQRIDDVVLGVVSPVGDQGADIARTLVLAAGLPETVGGVQLNRFCASGLTAVNMAAQQVRSGWEHLVIAGGVESMSRVPMGSDGGAWAMDPATNYDTYFVPQGISADLIATIEGFTREDVDRYAARSQELAAKAWAGGYFKNSVIPVVDQNGLTVLAHDELMRPDSTVASLGKLNPSFAAMGEAGGFDAVALQKYHFVERIEHVHTPGNSSGIVDGAALVLIGSEQVGKSLGLTPRARIAAVATSGSDPTIMLTGPIPATQKLLAMAGLSVKDIDLFELNEAFASVVLKYQKELSIPDEKLNVNGGAIAMGHPLGATGAMILGTMVDELERREARRAVITLCVGGGMGVATLIERV from the coding sequence GTGAGCCAGGAAGCATTCATCTTCGACGCCGTCCGGACCCCTCGCGGCAAGGGCAGGAAAGGCGCGCTGCACGGCACCAAGCCCATCTCCCTGCTCACCGGGCTGGTGGACGCGCTCAAGAAGCGTCACCCGAACCTGGACCCCCAGCGCATCGACGACGTGGTGCTCGGCGTCGTCTCCCCGGTGGGGGACCAGGGCGCCGACATCGCCCGCACCCTGGTGCTGGCGGCGGGGCTGCCGGAGACGGTGGGCGGCGTGCAGCTCAACCGCTTCTGCGCGTCCGGCCTCACGGCGGTGAACATGGCCGCGCAGCAGGTGCGCTCGGGCTGGGAGCACCTGGTCATCGCGGGCGGCGTGGAGAGCATGTCGCGCGTGCCCATGGGCTCGGACGGCGGCGCCTGGGCCATGGACCCGGCCACCAACTACGACACCTACTTCGTCCCGCAGGGCATCTCCGCGGACCTCATCGCCACGATTGAGGGCTTCACGCGCGAGGACGTGGACCGCTACGCGGCGCGCTCCCAGGAGCTGGCGGCCAAGGCGTGGGCCGGCGGGTACTTCAAGAACTCCGTCATCCCGGTGGTGGACCAGAACGGCCTCACCGTGCTGGCGCATGACGAGCTGATGCGCCCGGACTCCACCGTGGCGTCGCTCGGCAAGCTCAACCCGTCCTTCGCCGCCATGGGCGAGGCCGGCGGCTTCGACGCGGTGGCCCTGCAGAAGTACCACTTCGTGGAGCGCATCGAGCACGTCCACACGCCGGGCAACTCGTCGGGCATCGTGGACGGCGCGGCGCTGGTGCTGATTGGTTCGGAGCAGGTGGGCAAGTCGCTGGGCCTCACGCCGCGCGCGCGCATCGCCGCGGTGGCCACGTCCGGCTCGGACCCCACCATCATGCTCACCGGCCCCATTCCGGCCACCCAGAAGCTGCTGGCCATGGCGGGCCTGTCGGTGAAGGACATCGACCTGTTCGAGCTCAACGAGGCCTTCGCCTCGGTGGTGCTCAAGTACCAGAAGGAGCTGAGCATCCCGGACGAGAAGCTGAACGTGAACGGCGGCGCCATCGCCATGGGGCACCCGCTGGGCGCCACGGGCGCGATGATTCTGGGGACCATGGTGGACGAGCTGGAGCGCCGCGAGGCGCGCCGCGCGGTCATCACCTTGTGCGTCGGCGGTGGCATGGGCGTGGCCACCCTCATCGAGCGCGTCTGA
- a CDS encoding AMP-dependent synthetase/ligase, producing the protein MRPSFADLEAQCQSLASNITLPLLLQRNAEAYADAPALTAGDTTLTWAQLRERTAALSRGLGSLGLRWSERMMIMMSSRPEHWLIDYAAVHLGAISCTAYQTLSGEQIGYVAKQSQARIVVLEGAAELARWQPVLESLDALRHVIVVDASAIPAGDARFISFAEVESRGRALHQEDASVFEDGWKRIRPEDPIAMMYTSGTTGDPKGVVLSHRNAFYEAIAVDAVVPTPMRSTSVAYLPLAHIAERELGLYRSLYKALHVYICADPAGVVPLLAKARPPAFFGVPRVWEKLAAGLKAKLDAMEPARRAPVVAAHAALQEVFRLEGAGREVSPELARKAAEAEAQVLKPLRAALGLDALTWASSGSAPIPVEVLEFLGGFGLKVLEVWGMSETTGCATINTPEDFRVGSVGRPIPGLQLRLAADGEIFVRGPVLFMGYLAADGKIVSAVDAEGWLATGDIGSVDAEGYLSITDRKKELLITSSGKNIAPSKIEGMLRAHPLVGQAIAIGDSLPYVTALISLDPDAAPVWAKAHGLEARSLEALTQAPAIRAELEALVASINVRLSRAEQVKRFDVVAESWSPVTGELTPSLKLKRRVLLKQYASRIAAFYEGA; encoded by the coding sequence ATGCGTCCGTCGTTCGCAGACCTGGAAGCGCAGTGCCAATCCCTGGCGAGCAACATCACCCTGCCGCTGCTCCTCCAGCGCAACGCGGAGGCGTACGCGGACGCGCCCGCGTTGACGGCGGGGGACACGACGCTCACCTGGGCCCAGCTGCGCGAGCGGACCGCCGCGCTCTCCCGGGGGCTGGGTTCGCTCGGGCTGCGGTGGAGCGAGCGGATGATGATCATGATGTCCAGCCGCCCGGAGCACTGGCTCATCGACTATGCGGCGGTGCACCTGGGCGCCATCTCCTGTACCGCGTACCAGACGCTGAGCGGCGAGCAGATAGGCTACGTGGCGAAGCAGAGCCAGGCGCGCATCGTCGTCCTGGAGGGCGCCGCCGAGCTCGCCCGCTGGCAACCGGTGCTCGAATCGCTGGACGCGCTCCGGCACGTCATCGTCGTGGACGCCTCGGCGATTCCCGCGGGGGACGCGCGCTTCATCTCCTTCGCGGAGGTGGAGTCCCGGGGCCGCGCGCTGCACCAGGAGGATGCGTCTGTCTTCGAGGACGGCTGGAAGCGCATCCGCCCCGAGGACCCCATCGCGATGATGTACACGTCGGGCACCACCGGTGACCCGAAGGGCGTGGTGCTGAGCCACCGCAATGCCTTCTACGAGGCCATCGCCGTGGACGCGGTGGTGCCCACGCCGATGCGCTCCACCTCCGTCGCCTACCTGCCGCTGGCGCATATCGCCGAGCGCGAGCTGGGGTTGTACCGCTCGCTGTACAAGGCGCTGCACGTCTACATCTGCGCGGACCCGGCGGGGGTGGTGCCGCTGCTGGCGAAGGCGCGGCCGCCCGCGTTCTTCGGCGTGCCGCGCGTCTGGGAGAAGCTGGCGGCGGGGCTCAAGGCGAAGCTGGACGCCATGGAGCCAGCGCGGCGCGCGCCCGTCGTCGCCGCGCACGCGGCGCTCCAGGAGGTCTTCCGGCTGGAGGGCGCGGGCCGGGAGGTGTCACCCGAGCTCGCGCGCAAGGCGGCCGAGGCGGAGGCCCAGGTGCTCAAGCCCCTGCGCGCGGCCCTGGGCCTGGACGCCCTCACCTGGGCGAGCAGCGGCTCGGCGCCCATCCCCGTGGAGGTGCTGGAGTTCCTGGGCGGCTTCGGCCTCAAGGTGCTGGAGGTCTGGGGCATGAGCGAGACCACCGGCTGCGCGACCATCAACACGCCGGAGGACTTCCGCGTGGGCTCGGTGGGGCGGCCCATCCCGGGCTTGCAGCTCCGGCTGGCCGCGGACGGGGAGATTTTCGTCCGGGGGCCGGTGTTGTTCATGGGGTACCTGGCCGCGGACGGGAAGATTGTGAGCGCGGTGGACGCGGAGGGCTGGCTGGCCACCGGCGACATCGGCTCGGTGGACGCGGAGGGCTACCTCTCCATCACCGACCGCAAGAAGGAGCTGCTCATCACCTCCAGCGGCAAGAACATCGCGCCGTCGAAAATCGAGGGGATGCTGCGCGCGCACCCGCTGGTGGGGCAGGCCATCGCCATTGGCGACAGCCTCCCGTACGTGACGGCGCTCATCAGCCTGGACCCGGACGCCGCGCCCGTGTGGGCGAAGGCGCATGGCCTGGAGGCGCGCTCCCTGGAGGCGCTCACCCAGGCGCCCGCCATCCGCGCCGAGCTGGAGGCGCTGGTGGCCTCCATCAACGTCCGGCTCTCCCGCGCGGAGCAGGTGAAGCGCTTCGACGTGGTGGCTGAGAGCTGGTCGCCGGTGACGGGCGAGCTGACGCCCAGCCTGAAGCTCAAGCGCCGCGTGCTCCTCAAGCAGTACGCCTCGCGCATCGCCGCCTTCTACGAAGGCGCCTGA